In a genomic window of Methanosarcina horonobensis HB-1 = JCM 15518:
- a CDS encoding phenylacetate--CoA ligase family protein, which translates to MPEYWDPEIETMPVDDLKKLQEEKLKKLVHYVYENSPFYRKRFDEHGVSPEDIQTLEDVRKLPFTYKQDLRDTYPTGMFCVPNSKLARFHASSGTTGKPTVVGYTHKDIDDWAESLARAFTSVGMGKDDILQVSYGYGLFTGGLGAHYGSEKLGATVLPTSSGNTERQLELMKDLGTTAIACTPSYFLYMIETARKEGISLRDDTKLKMGFFGAEPWSEELKRRIEDESGIKAYDIYGTSELSGPLFTECDEQCGIHVWGDLFLVEILDPETGEPMPDGETGELVITTLAKEANPLIRYKIKDLTRKLSEPCKCGRTHPRITRISGRSDDMIIVRGINVFPGQVESVLMNIPEVGNHFMIIVDRIGPLDSMKVQIEMHESAFSDKMSDMIALKKKIASALKSVLNLAVEVELVEHGSLPRSEGKSKKVIDKRKI; encoded by the coding sequence ATGCCAGAATACTGGGATCCTGAAATCGAGACAATGCCTGTAGACGACTTGAAAAAGTTGCAGGAAGAGAAATTGAAAAAACTTGTACATTACGTGTATGAGAACTCTCCTTTTTACAGAAAAAGGTTTGACGAACACGGGGTTAGCCCGGAAGACATCCAGACTCTCGAAGATGTCAGGAAGTTACCTTTTACATATAAGCAGGATCTCAGAGATACCTATCCTACCGGAATGTTTTGTGTCCCCAATTCAAAGCTTGCCCGCTTCCACGCTTCATCGGGCACCACAGGCAAACCGACTGTAGTCGGATATACCCACAAGGACATTGATGACTGGGCAGAGTCACTTGCCAGGGCTTTTACCTCCGTAGGCATGGGAAAAGATGATATTCTCCAGGTAAGCTACGGGTACGGACTTTTTACAGGCGGACTCGGAGCTCATTATGGAAGTGAAAAACTGGGTGCAACCGTACTCCCCACAAGTTCGGGGAATACCGAACGCCAGCTTGAACTTATGAAAGACCTCGGTACAACAGCTATAGCCTGCACTCCCTCTTACTTTTTATACATGATTGAAACTGCAAGGAAAGAAGGAATCAGCTTAAGGGACGACACAAAATTAAAGATGGGGTTTTTCGGGGCTGAACCCTGGTCTGAAGAGCTCAAGAGACGGATAGAAGACGAGTCAGGGATTAAAGCCTATGACATTTACGGAACCTCCGAACTTAGCGGCCCTCTCTTTACGGAGTGTGACGAGCAGTGTGGTATCCATGTATGGGGAGACCTGTTCCTGGTGGAGATTCTTGACCCCGAAACCGGAGAGCCCATGCCTGACGGAGAAACAGGGGAACTTGTAATTACCACTCTCGCTAAAGAAGCAAACCCCCTTATCCGCTACAAAATCAAGGACCTTACCAGAAAACTCTCGGAACCCTGCAAATGCGGCAGGACACACCCGAGGATCACACGCATCAGCGGGCGCTCTGATGATATGATAATCGTACGCGGCATAAATGTTTTCCCTGGTCAGGTCGAGTCGGTTTTGATGAATATTCCTGAAGTAGGGAACCACTTTATGATCATTGTGGATAGAATAGGTCCCCTCGATTCGATGAAAGTCCAGATCGAGATGCACGAGTCTGCCTTCAGTGACAAAATGTCGGACATGATAGCACTTAAAAAGAAGATTGCAAGTGCTTTAAAGAGCGTGCTGAACCTTGCAGTTGAGGTAGAACTTGTGGAACACGGCTCTCTGCCGCGCTCTGAAGGCAAATCAAAGAAAGTCATAGACAAGCGAAAGATCTAA